A region from the Janthinobacterium agaricidamnosum genome encodes:
- a CDS encoding ABC transporter permease, producing the protein MSKPHTSPGLWALAWRRLRGDKIAMVSLAVVGAFFLLVLASASGLVAANWEDEVAVSYAPPTFVGADKDAAGAADGAIPQSDERSAPTPVNVLDPLADDIAELRAQMGSNPSAGVEMYGVTDPLADDLTALRAGMGKTKKLIAHKAATLPFGADKWGHDIVQKTIKGGETSIVVGLVAALLAVVLGTLFGAVSGYFGGIVDDFFNWFYSIFTSIPSILMILTVAAVLQQKGVLTIVLILGLTGWTGPYRLIRAEYIKHKAREYVMAADAIGASHWRKMFSHIFPNVSHVALVQMSILVVGFIKAEVILSFLGFGVPVGTVSWGSMLNEAQNELILGKWWQLTAAATAMAVLVTAFSLFTDALRDALDPKVK; encoded by the coding sequence ATGTCGAAACCTCATACATCGCCCGGCCTGTGGGCCCTGGCGTGGCGCCGTTTGCGCGGCGACAAGATTGCAATGGTATCGCTGGCCGTGGTCGGCGCATTTTTCCTGCTGGTGCTGGCGTCTGCCAGCGGCCTGGTGGCGGCGAACTGGGAAGACGAAGTTGCCGTCAGCTATGCACCGCCCACGTTTGTCGGCGCCGACAAGGATGCGGCCGGCGCCGCCGACGGCGCCATTCCCCAGTCCGACGAGCGCAGCGCGCCCACGCCAGTCAACGTGCTCGACCCGCTGGCCGACGATATCGCCGAACTGCGCGCCCAGATGGGCAGCAATCCATCTGCCGGCGTCGAGATGTACGGCGTCACCGACCCGCTGGCCGACGACTTGACGGCCTTGCGCGCCGGCATGGGCAAGACGAAAAAGCTGATCGCGCACAAGGCGGCGACCTTGCCTTTCGGCGCCGACAAGTGGGGTCACGATATCGTGCAGAAAACCATCAAGGGCGGCGAAACGTCGATCGTCGTGGGCCTGGTGGCGGCCTTGCTGGCCGTGGTGCTGGGCACCCTGTTTGGCGCCGTGTCCGGCTACTTCGGCGGCATCGTCGATGATTTCTTCAACTGGTTCTACAGCATCTTCACGTCGATCCCGTCGATTTTGATGATCTTGACGGTGGCGGCCGTGCTGCAGCAGAAGGGCGTGCTGACCATCGTGCTGATCCTCGGCTTGACGGGCTGGACGGGGCCGTACCGCCTGATCCGCGCCGAATACATCAAGCACAAGGCGCGCGAATACGTGATGGCGGCCGACGCCATCGGCGCCTCGCACTGGCGCAAGATGTTTTCGCACATCTTCCCGAACGTGAGTCACGTTGCCTTGGTGCAAATGTCGATTCTCGTGGTGGGCTTCATCAAGGCGGAAGTGATCCTGAGTTTCCTCGGCTTTGGCGTGCCGGTGGGCACCGTCTCGTGGGGCAGCATGCTCAACGAGGCACAAAATGAACTGATCCTGGGCAAATGGTGGCAGCTGACGGCCGCCGCCACGGCGATGGCCGTGCTGGTGACGGCGTTCTCGCTGTTTACCGATGCCTTGCGCGATGCGCTCGACCCCAAAGTGAAATAG
- a CDS encoding ABC transporter ATP-binding protein, which yields MDQNNLLEVRDLRVTFRLDKKTTFEAVKGISFNVPRNSTVALVGESGSGKSVSSLAVMGLLPPDSTIIDPQSRIHFGGRDLLQLSIAERRTMCGKDISMIFQEPMSSLNPVFTVGFQIAEVLRQHMGMNRKQARARTLALLEEVGIPDPATKIDAYPSQMSGGQQQRVMIAMAIACEPKLLIADEPTTALDVTIQKQIMDLIAALQKKHQMSVLFITHDLGLVGEIADQVIVMRHGEVRETGEVRQVFEAPQDSYTKALLHCRPSLDERPWRLPVIADYMEGKAGPGVEMKQRTRGYTPGDEPVLVVNNLSKSFYTREGLFGKREFQAVKDVSFTLPRGKTLGVVGESGSGKTTVGLTLLRLHQATSGTAMFHGKDLIAMPNKEYLPYKRRIQIIFQNPYASLNPRFTVGQILLEPMRIHKIGADDKERIAKAYWLLDKVGLPEQAFHRYPHEFSGGQRQRIAIARCLTMQPEILVCDESVSALDVSVQAQVLNLLQDLQDEFGLSYIFISHDLSVVKYIADQVMVMHKGQVVELADSDELYRNPVHPYTRTLLSAIPKGVQL from the coding sequence ATGGACCAGAATAACCTGTTGGAAGTGCGCGACCTGCGCGTCACCTTCCGCCTGGACAAGAAGACCACGTTCGAAGCCGTCAAGGGCATCTCGTTCAACGTGCCGCGCAACAGCACCGTCGCCCTGGTGGGCGAGTCGGGCAGCGGCAAGTCCGTCAGCTCGCTGGCCGTGATGGGCCTGCTGCCGCCTGACAGCACCATCATCGATCCGCAATCGCGCATCCACTTCGGCGGGCGCGATTTGCTGCAACTGTCGATCGCCGAGCGCCGTACCATGTGCGGCAAGGATATCTCGATGATCTTCCAGGAACCGATGTCGTCCTTGAATCCCGTGTTCACGGTCGGCTTCCAGATCGCCGAAGTGCTGCGCCAGCACATGGGCATGAACCGCAAGCAGGCAAGGGCGCGTACGCTGGCGCTGCTCGAAGAAGTGGGCATACCCGACCCGGCCACGAAGATCGACGCCTACCCGAGCCAGATGTCGGGCGGCCAGCAGCAACGCGTGATGATCGCCATGGCGATCGCCTGCGAGCCGAAACTGCTGATCGCGGACGAACCGACGACGGCGCTGGACGTGACGATCCAGAAGCAGATCATGGACCTGATCGCGGCGCTGCAAAAGAAACACCAGATGTCCGTGCTCTTCATTACCCACGACCTGGGCCTGGTGGGGGAAATCGCCGACCAAGTGATCGTCATGCGCCACGGCGAAGTGCGCGAGACGGGCGAGGTACGCCAGGTATTCGAAGCGCCGCAAGACAGTTATACCAAAGCCCTGCTGCATTGCCGCCCGTCGCTGGACGAGCGCCCGTGGCGCTTGCCCGTCATCGCTGATTATATGGAAGGCAAGGCGGGCCCCGGCGTGGAGATGAAACAGCGCACGCGCGGCTACACGCCGGGCGACGAACCGGTGCTGGTGGTGAATAATCTCAGTAAAAGCTTTTATACGCGCGAAGGCCTGTTCGGCAAGCGCGAATTCCAGGCCGTCAAGGACGTGTCGTTCACTTTGCCGCGCGGAAAAACCCTGGGCGTGGTGGGCGAATCCGGTTCCGGCAAGACGACGGTGGGCCTGACCCTGCTGCGCTTGCACCAGGCAACTAGTGGCACGGCCATGTTCCACGGCAAGGACCTGATTGCCATGCCGAACAAAGAGTATTTGCCCTATAAACGCCGCATCCAGATCATCTTCCAGAATCCGTATGCGTCCTTGAATCCCCGCTTTACGGTGGGGCAGATTTTGCTGGAACCGATGCGCATCCACAAGATCGGTGCCGATGACAAGGAACGCATCGCCAAGGCCTACTGGCTGCTCGACAAAGTCGGCTTGCCGGAACAGGCTTTCCACCGCTATCCGCACGAGTTCTCGGGCGGCCAGCGCCAGCGCATCGCGATTGCCCGCTGCCTGACCATGCAGCCGGAGATTCTGGTGTGCGACGAATCCGTGTCGGCGCTGGACGTGTCGGTGCAGGCGCAGGTGCTCAACCTGCTGCAGGATTTGCAGGATGAATTCGGCCTGTCCTACATCTTCATTTCGCACGACTTATCAGTGGTGAAATACATCGCCGACCAGGTGATGGTGATGCACAAGGGGCAAGTGGTGGAACTGGCCGATTCGGACGAGCTGTACCGCAATCCCGTGCATCCGTACACGCGCACCCTATTGAGCGCCATACCGAAGGGCGTGCAGTTGTAG
- a CDS encoding VTT domain-containing protein, which translates to MPNLIYLLEHYGVLIVFGIVLVEQLGLPIPAFPILVVAGALAVDGDMNGGLVLAAALGACLISDFTWFRAGRHFGKRILRLLCRISLSPDYCVSQTEDKFKRWGPKALIVSKFVPGFNTVAAPMSGALGTPPRLFFLYAGLGALLWSGTGIAVGVIFHASVQQVLDLLSTMGSTALLMLAALLGLFLLYKFLERRRFRQALQIERIGIDELLELIEQGEEPLMVDARSATAQALEPAVPGALFFNGKEPVPAMIAMDKDRHIIVYCSCPNDVTAAQVAKLLHQHGFHRAKPLHGGLDAWNAAYRSDQPAPASLLGEGLPS; encoded by the coding sequence ATGCCCAACCTCATTTATCTGCTCGAACATTACGGTGTCCTGATTGTCTTTGGCATCGTGCTGGTGGAGCAGCTCGGCTTGCCGATTCCCGCCTTTCCCATTCTCGTGGTGGCGGGGGCGCTGGCCGTCGATGGCGACATGAATGGGGGGCTGGTGCTGGCCGCCGCGCTGGGCGCCTGCCTGATCAGCGACTTCACGTGGTTCCGCGCGGGCCGCCATTTCGGCAAGCGCATCCTGCGGCTGCTGTGCCGCATCTCGCTGTCGCCCGATTACTGCGTCAGCCAGACGGAAGACAAATTCAAGCGTTGGGGCCCGAAAGCCCTGATCGTCTCCAAGTTCGTGCCGGGATTCAATACCGTGGCCGCGCCGATGTCGGGTGCGCTCGGCACGCCGCCGCGCCTGTTCTTCCTGTATGCGGGCCTGGGCGCCTTGCTGTGGAGCGGCACCGGCATCGCCGTCGGCGTGATCTTTCACGCCAGCGTGCAGCAGGTGCTGGATTTGCTCAGCACCATGGGCAGTACGGCCTTGCTGATGCTGGCCGCCTTGCTGGGCTTGTTCCTGCTGTACAAATTCCTCGAACGCCGGCGTTTCCGCCAGGCCTTGCAGATCGAGCGCATCGGCATCGACGAATTGCTCGAACTCATAGAGCAGGGCGAAGAGCCGCTGATGGTCGACGCGCGCAGCGCCACGGCGCAAGCGCTGGAGCCGGCCGTGCCGGGCGCCTTGTTCTTCAATGGCAAGGAACCCGTGCCCGCCATGATCGCGATGGACAAGGACCGCCACATCATCGTGTATTGCAGCTGTCCCAACGACGTGACGGCCGCGCAAGTGGCCAAGCTGCTGCACCAGCACGGCTTTCACCGGGCCAAGCCCCTGCATGGCGGCCTCGACGCGTGGAATGCCGCCTACCGCTCGGACCAGCCGGCACCCGCCAGCCTGCTGGGCGAAGGCTTGCCCTCCTGA